A genome region from Sphingomonas anseongensis includes the following:
- a CDS encoding DUF4170 domain-containing protein: MGQRYWVIGGEFRDCEFDEVVPGTEEISGPFNDEVKARMEWQRLTFRDHRGATERYTICVEPVRL; encoded by the coding sequence ATGGGACAGCGTTACTGGGTCATTGGCGGCGAATTCCGCGACTGCGAGTTCGACGAGGTCGTTCCCGGCACCGAGGAAATCAGCGGCCCCTTCAACGACGAGGTCAAAGCGCGCATGGAGTGGCAGCGCCTGACGTTCCGCGATCATCGCGGAGCTACGGAGCGCTACACCATCTGCGTGGAGCCGGTGCGCCTATGA
- the aceA gene encoding isocitrate lyase: MGDFSEVVSAPAGRFDSIERPYSAEDVLRLRGSIPIEHTLARRGALRLWELLKSEEPVRALGAMTGNQAMQMVRAGLKAIYLSGWQAAADANTACSMYPDQSLYPANTGPELAKRINRALQRADQVEHAEGGAKRDWFAPIVADAEAGFGGPLNCFEIMKAYIEAGVAGVHFEDQLASEKKCGHLGGKVLIPTQAAIRNLDAARLAADVSGVPTILVARTDAESAKLLTSDVDDRDAPFITGERTAEGFFRLRDGTGLDNCIARAKAFAPHADLLWFETSKPNLEQARTFAEAVRRDFPGKMLAYNCSPSFNWEANLDRGTIARYQQELGAMGYRFQFVTLAGFHSLNHSMFELASGYRDRGMAAYSELQQAEFASEANGYTATRHQREVGTGYFDAVATAISGGQSSTVALKESTESAQFVAAE; encoded by the coding sequence ATGGGTGATTTCAGCGAGGTCGTATCGGCGCCGGCAGGCCGGTTCGATAGCATAGAGCGGCCTTATTCGGCCGAGGATGTGCTGAGGCTTCGCGGATCGATCCCCATCGAACACACTCTGGCCCGCCGCGGAGCGCTCCGGCTGTGGGAGCTTCTGAAGTCCGAAGAACCGGTGCGCGCTCTCGGCGCCATGACCGGCAACCAGGCGATGCAGATGGTCCGCGCCGGGCTCAAGGCGATCTACCTTTCGGGCTGGCAGGCTGCCGCGGACGCCAACACCGCCTGCTCGATGTACCCCGACCAATCGCTCTATCCGGCCAATACCGGCCCCGAGCTCGCCAAGCGCATCAACCGCGCCCTTCAACGCGCCGACCAGGTCGAGCATGCCGAGGGCGGAGCGAAACGCGACTGGTTCGCACCGATCGTCGCCGACGCGGAAGCCGGCTTCGGCGGGCCCTTGAACTGCTTCGAGATCATGAAGGCCTATATTGAGGCGGGCGTCGCCGGCGTTCACTTCGAGGACCAGCTGGCGAGCGAGAAGAAGTGCGGCCACCTGGGCGGCAAGGTGCTGATCCCCACCCAGGCGGCGATCCGCAACCTCGACGCGGCGCGGCTTGCCGCCGACGTTTCCGGAGTGCCGACGATCCTCGTCGCGCGAACCGACGCTGAAAGCGCCAAGCTACTCACCTCGGACGTGGACGATCGCGACGCGCCGTTCATCACGGGCGAGCGCACGGCCGAGGGCTTCTTCCGCCTCCGCGACGGAACCGGCCTCGATAATTGCATCGCGAGGGCAAAGGCCTTCGCTCCCCACGCGGACCTGCTCTGGTTCGAAACCAGCAAGCCGAACCTGGAGCAGGCCCGCACCTTTGCGGAGGCCGTGCGCCGCGATTTCCCGGGCAAGATGCTCGCTTACAATTGCTCGCCCAGCTTCAACTGGGAGGCGAACCTCGATCGCGGCACCATCGCCCGCTACCAGCAGGAGCTGGGCGCGATGGGCTACCGCTTCCAGTTCGTCACTCTGGCCGGGTTCCACAGCCTCAACCATTCGATGTTCGAGCTCGCTAGCGGTTACCGCGACCGGGGGATGGCAGCCTATTCCGAGCTCCAGCAGGCGGAGTTCGCGAGCGAGGCCAACGGCTACACGGCAACGCGCCACCAGCGCGAAGTCGGCACCGGCTATTTCGACGCTGTCGCTACCGCGATCTCGGGCGGCCAGTCGTCGACGGTGGCTCTCAAGGAATCCACCGAATCCGCACAATTCGTTGCAGCCGAATAG